A window of the Hordeum vulgare subsp. vulgare chromosome 5H, MorexV3_pseudomolecules_assembly, whole genome shotgun sequence genome harbors these coding sequences:
- the LOC123396573 gene encoding low molecular mass early light-inducible protein HV90, chloroplastic-like → MATMMAMSSLAGAAVLPRGPAGGFGARSLPALGRRALVVRAQTEGPSEPPPNKPKATTSIWDAMAFSGPAPERINGRLAMVGFVTALAVEAGRGDGLLSQLGSGTGQAWFAYSVAVLSVASLVPLLQGESAEGRAGAIMNANAELWNGRFAMLGLVALAATEIITGAPFINV, encoded by the coding sequence ATGGCGACCATGATGGCCATGAGCTCATTAGCCGGTGCGGCCGTCCTGCCGCGCGGCCCGGCTGGCGGCTTCGGCGCCCGGTCTCTGCCAGCGCTGGGCCGACGCGCCCTCGTCGTCAGGGCACAGACCGAGGGCCCCAGCGAACCACCGCCAAACAAACCCAAGGCGACCACCTCCATCTGGGACGCGATGGCGTTCAGCGGCCCTGCGCCGGAGCGCATCAACGGGCGGCTAGCCATGGTGGGCTTCGTGACGGCGCTGGCGGTGGAGGCAGGCCGCGGCGACGGGCTCCTCTCGCAGCTCGGCAGCGGCACCGGGCAGGCGTGGTTCGCCTACTCCGTGGCCGTGCTGTCCGTGGCGTCGCTGGTGCCGCTGCTCCAGGGCGAGAGCGCCGAGGGCAGAGCCGGCGCCATCATGAACGCCAACGCGGAGCTCTGGAACGGCCGCTTCGCCATGCTCGGACTCGTCGCTCTGGCAGCCACCGAGATCATCACCGGCGCGCCCTTCATCAACGTGTAA